A stretch of Synergistales bacterium DNA encodes these proteins:
- a CDS encoding nitroreductase family protein, with translation MSPERCCPCCGFRVPWSHTWKKGGRVAMNPVFKRRSIRKYTDQPVEEELITTLLEGAMAAPSAHNQQPWAFGVITDRGLLEKIPTFHPHAGMLQGAQAAILVCGDTRNLQSEEFWPQDCAAATQNILLTAAYHNLGSVWIGVFPKQELMEGLSKLLNMPGHLLPFSLISLGYPAKEKRPAQRYDQARIFWNGF, from the coding sequence ATGTCTCCAGAGCGCTGTTGCCCGTGCTGCGGTTTTAGGGTACCCTGGTCTCACACATGGAAAAAGGGAGGAAGAGTCGCTATGAATCCTGTTTTCAAACGGCGCAGTATTCGGAAGTATACGGATCAACCAGTCGAAGAGGAGCTCATTACCACACTCCTTGAGGGGGCCATGGCCGCGCCCTCGGCACATAACCAGCAACCCTGGGCTTTTGGCGTCATCACCGACAGAGGTCTCCTCGAGAAGATTCCCACGTTCCATCCCCATGCCGGTATGCTGCAGGGCGCACAGGCTGCCATACTGGTATGCGGCGACACGCGCAATCTACAGAGCGAGGAATTCTGGCCTCAGGATTGTGCGGCTGCTACACAGAACATACTTCTTACGGCAGCATACCACAACTTGGGTTCCGTATGGATAGGCGTGTTCCCGAAGCAGGAGCTTATGGAGGGACTGAGCAAGCTGCTCAATATGCCGGGGCATCTTCTTCCCTTCTCGCTGATCTCTCTTGGCTACCCGGCAAAGGAAAAGCGGCCGGCACAACGCTATGACCAGGCAAGAATCTTCTGGAACGGTTTTTAA
- a CDS encoding iron-containing alcohol dehydrogenase: MWNMIDSYRFALPTTISFGPGIVGQLDRYLESHQVREAMVVTDSGVMEAGLLTQIENALAQAGVHARIFSEVAPNPREQDVQKGVEALPANCDCVIAVGGGSPIDCAKCIALIGANGGDLRDYEGRDRVPSPCIPLIAIPTTAGTGSEVTFSAVITDTAKEYKFSVTDEHIAASLALVDPLLTTSLPRNLTAATGLDALTHAIEAYTARQASPLSDALALHAVELIGGHLENAWRNGDDREARAGMLQGSLIAGLAFSHADVGPVHCLAESMGGMFDLPHGLCNAIVLPYMIEHNAQYCAERYTRIARLLQDDPETWNASSLARWVRNLAERTQLPPFAELGIPETRFQALAEKSVSNGSNGSNPVALTQDEYLAIIQRMNENTHEASGQSAPA; the protein is encoded by the coding sequence ATGTGGAATATGATTGATTCCTACCGTTTTGCCTTACCAACCACGATCTCCTTCGGTCCAGGCATTGTGGGACAGCTTGATCGGTACCTCGAGTCACATCAGGTGAGAGAGGCAATGGTTGTCACCGACAGTGGCGTGATGGAAGCAGGGTTGCTGACACAGATTGAAAACGCCCTTGCACAAGCTGGGGTGCACGCCCGAATCTTCTCGGAGGTAGCCCCCAATCCGCGAGAGCAGGATGTGCAAAAAGGGGTTGAGGCGCTTCCCGCGAACTGTGACTGTGTGATCGCCGTAGGCGGCGGGAGCCCCATCGATTGTGCGAAGTGCATCGCCCTCATCGGGGCCAATGGCGGAGATCTCCGTGACTACGAGGGGCGGGATCGCGTGCCGAGCCCCTGTATCCCGCTGATTGCAATCCCAACCACGGCGGGAACGGGGAGTGAGGTCACCTTCAGTGCCGTGATCACGGATACCGCAAAGGAGTACAAATTCAGCGTAACCGATGAGCACATCGCCGCAAGCCTGGCACTTGTGGACCCACTGTTGACGACGTCCCTTCCCCGAAATCTCACTGCCGCCACCGGGCTGGATGCCTTAACCCATGCGATCGAAGCCTACACAGCACGACAGGCATCACCGTTGAGCGATGCCCTGGCCCTCCACGCTGTCGAACTCATCGGAGGTCACCTGGAAAACGCCTGGCGGAATGGAGACGACAGAGAAGCCCGGGCGGGAATGCTGCAGGGAAGCCTGATTGCCGGCCTCGCCTTCTCCCACGCCGATGTCGGACCTGTACACTGTCTCGCCGAATCGATGGGAGGGATGTTCGATCTCCCCCACGGACTCTGTAACGCCATTGTTTTGCCCTACATGATTGAACACAACGCGCAGTACTGCGCTGAACGGTACACCCGTATCGCTAGGTTGCTGCAGGATGACCCGGAGACCTGGAACGCCTCCTCACTGGCCCGATGGGTACGGAACCTGGCTGAGCGTACGCAGCTGCCTCCCTTCGCCGAACTGGGAATCCCGGAGACACGGTTCCAGGCCCTTGCTGAAAAATCCGTATCAAACGGCAGCAATGGGAGTAATCCAGTAGCACTGACTCAGGATGAGTATCTCGCCATCATCCAACGCATGAACGAGAATACACACGAAGCCTCGGGGCAGTCGGCTCCTGCATAG